In a single window of the Hippocampus zosterae strain Florida chromosome 6, ASM2543408v3, whole genome shotgun sequence genome:
- the rabl6b gene encoding rab-like protein 6 isoform X2, with the protein MFSALKKLVGSEPGQLRDKNIPAGLQSMNQSLQRRFAKGVQYNMKIVIRGDRNTGKSTLWYRLQGKKFVEEYIPTQEIQATSIHWNYKTTDDVVKVEVWDVVDKGKGKKRGDNLKLENEPQESDEVALDAEFLDVYKNCNGVIMMFDITKQWTFNYILRELPKVPTHVPVCVLGNHRDMGEHRVILPDDIRELIAGLNRPMGSSYIHYAESSMKNGFGLKYLHRFFNIPFLQLQRETLLRQLETNQLDMDATLEELCVQQETEDQNYEIFLENLESRNKGYGSPGPANGQSPSSGSQSPIVAPSGASTGSSSPSTPQPPIPSQPLPQSPTVLPPSAPDLAAAVGRAASPSAELKSSAQSPEHLQSSVTPVSAPQKRSFMSRWFGSSAVPEASVSASEDLPAPVCPTLVQSVDDFVPDDRLDKSFLEDSLPSKTKVPQAAPAADSDSECDDRGNPMVSGFQDELDLDDTGPNLPQPKMLPPSQDTILTSDEEDQTLVAPSVKKDQDLDSEPELKTCISKPKVASKASELRDHPTAPIFLTLIPTEEQPTQQQGKKKGVSPIAGDSDTDPEGPVAHQMLSFVMDDPDFESEALDAPKIAKSTFPARDELLSDLSDDDLHSAKVPKPVNPTVISFKQQDVTDLFGLGIQEEPSATKESSEEQEERESKQSSKDKKKKKKKSKEEDEKSKKKHKHKKKEKDDVVDDKEKKKKKSRTKKTEVDELEDFLGGGSSSAKRDDGDYEEI; encoded by the exons atgttttctgcATTGAAAAAGCTGGTGGGATCTGAGCCGGGCCAGCTCAGGGACAAGAACATTCCCGCTGGCCTGCAGTCCATGAACCAAAGTTTGCAAAGACGCTTCGCTAAAGGGGTCCAGTACAATA tgaAAATCGTCATCCGTGGAGATAGGAACACTGGAAAGAGCACTTTATGGTATCGACTGCAGGGCAAAAAGTTTGTGGAAGAATACATCCCTACCCAGGAGATCCAAGCTACAAGTATCCATTGGAATTACAAAA CTACTGATGATGTGGTCAAGGTGGAGGTATGGGACGTGGTTGACAAAG GCAAAGGCAAAAAGCGTGGAGACAATTTGAAACTTGAGAATGAGCCACAAGAG TCAGACGAGGTAGCCCTTGATGCAGAGTTTCTAGACGTGTACAAGAACTGCAATGGCGTCATCATGATGTTTGACATCACCAAGCAGTG GACGTTTAACTACATCTTAAGGGAACTTCCGAAAGTTCCCACTCATGTACCGGTGTGTGTGCTGGGAAACCACAGAGACATGGGTGAGCATCGAGTCATCCTCCCTGATGACATCAGGGAGCTAATCGCTGGACTGAACAG GCCAATGGGCTCATCTTACATCCATTATGCTGAATCCTCGATGAAGAACGGCTTTGGTCTAAAGTATCTGCACAGGTTTTTTAACATCCCCTTCCTACAACTCCAG AGAGAGACCCTTCTGAGGCAATTGGAGACAAACCAGTTGGACATGGATGCCACCCTAGAAGAGCTTTGTGTGCAGCAGGAGACAGAAGATCAAAATTATGAAAT CTTCCTGGAGAACTTGGAGTCCCGCAATAAGGGCTATGGCTCACCTGGTCCAGCCAACGGTCAGAGTCCCTCCTCAGGTTCCCAGTCCCCCATAGTTGCTCCTAGTGGGGCCTCCACAGGAAGCTCCAGCCCAAGCACACCTCAACCTCCAATCCCTTCGCAGCCACTCCCACAGTCGCCCACTGTGTTGCCTCCCTCGGCTCCAGATCTGGCTGCTGCCGTTGGCAGAGCGGCCTCGCCTTCAGCTGAATTAAAGTCTTCAGCTCAATCACCAGAGCACCTTCAGTCCTCCGTTACACCGGTATCAGCCCCCCAGAAACGCAGCTTCATGTCTCGATGGTTTGGCTCATCGGCCGTCCCTGAGGCTTCTGTTAGCGCATCAG AGGACCTACCTGCACCAGTGTGTCCTACTCTCGTACAAAGCGTGGATGACTTTGTGCCAGATGATAGACTGGACAAGAGTTTCCTCGAGGACAGTTTGCCATCAAAAACAAAGGTGCCTCAGGCAGCTCCAGCAGCGGACAGTGACAG TGAATGTGACGACAGAGGAAACCCCATGGTGTCTGGTTTCCAGGATGAGCTTGATCTTGATGATACAGGGCCCAACCTTCCACAGCCTAAAATGCTGCCTCCCAGTCAAGATACCATTCTGACAAGTGATGAGGAGGACCAAACACTAGTAGCCCCTTCTGTGAAAAAGGACCAGGACCTGGACAGTGAACCTGAACTGAAAAC CTGCATATCCAAACCAAAGGTGGCATCAAAGGCGTCAGAGCTCCGAGACCATCCCACAGCTCCCATCTTCCTCACTTTAATTCCAACAGAAGAACAGCCCACCCAGCAGCaaggaaaaaagaaaggggTCTCGCCTATTGCTGGAGACTCTGATACAGACCCTGAAGGCCCGGTGGCCCACCAGATGCTATCTTTTGTGATGGATGACCCTGACTTTGAGTCTGAAGCATTAGACGCACCGAAAATAGCAAAG AGTACATTCCCTGCAAGGGATGAACTTCTGTCTGACCTCTCAGATGATGACTTGCACTCAGCCAAGGTGCCAAAACCGGTGAATCCCACTGTGATCTCCTTTAAACAACAGGACGTTACTGACCTTTTTGGCCTTGGCATCCAAGAAGAACCTTCAGCAACCAAAGAGAGCAGTGAGGAGCAAGAAG agAGAGAAAGCAAACAGTCGTCcaaagacaagaagaaaaaaaagaagaaaagtaaaGAG GAGGATGAAAAGAGTAAGAAGAAACATAAAcacaagaaaaaggaaaaagatgacgttgttgacgacaaagagaaaaagaagaagaaatcgaGGACCAAGAAGACAGAAGTGGATGAGCTGGAAGACTTCCTAGGAGGAGGGTCAAGTTCCGCCAAAAGAGATGATGGAGATTATGAAGAAATATAA
- the imp4 gene encoding U3 small nucleolar ribonucleoprotein protein IMP4 produces the protein MLYAALLSMWELVATTLQPKKRNMLRREVRLRREYLYRKAQEDRLRTIEEKKQKLKGALDENCLLPTEVRKDALQLQKLLEYDDGGAEGVSSHMDDEYKWAGVEDPKVLVTTSRDPSSRLKMFAKEVKLLFPAAQRMNRGNHEIATLVRACKANNVTDLVIIHETRGQPDGLVVCHLPFGPTAYFTLYNVVMRHDVPDIGTMSEAYPHLIFHNFTSRLGKRVSNILKYLFPVPKEDSRRVITFANQEDFISFRHHTYKKTDHKNIELTEVGPRFEMKLYMIKLGTLENEDTADVEWRHHAYTRTSKKRRFLSVQ, from the exons ATGTTGTATGCGGCACTTCTTTCCATGTGGGAACTGGTAGCTACTactttacaaccaaaaaaaagaaacatg CTTCGTCGAGAGGTGAGACTGAGGCGGGAGTACTTGTACAGGAAGGCACAAGAAGACAGGCTGCGAACAATTGAAGAGAAGAAACAGAAGCTGAAGGGTGCTCTCGATG AAAACTGTCTGCTTCCAACTGAGGTACGCAAAGATGCACTGCAGCTCCAGAAGCTTCTGGAgtatgatgatggtggtgcagAGG GTGTCAGCTCACATATGGATGATGAGTACAAATGGGCTGGAGTTGAAGATCCAAAAGTCCTTGTCACCACTTCCAGAGACCCGAGTTCGAGACTCAAAATGTTTGCTAAG GAGGTAAAGTTGCTGTTTCCTGCAGCTCAACGCATGAACAGGGGAAACCATGAGATTGCGACACTGGTGCGAGCCTGCAAAGCCAACAACGTGACTGACCTTGTCATCATTCATGAAACCAGAGGACAGCCAG ATGGCCTCGTGGTGTGCCACCTGCCATTTGGACCCACAGCTTATTTCACGCTTTATAATGTGGTAATGAGGCACGATGTCCCAGACATAGGCACCATGTCTGAGGCCTACCCTCATCTCATCTTTCACAACTTCACCTCACGGCTTGGCAAGCGG GTATCCAATATCCTCAAGTATCTTTTTCCAGTGCCAAAAGAGGACAGTAGGCGTGTAATCACATTTGCCAACCAAGAGGACTTCATCTCTTTCAG acaTCACACCTACAAAAAAACAGACCACAAAAACATAGAACTGACAGAAGTGGGGCccagatttgaaatgaaat tATATATGATCAAGCTGGGCACCCTGGAAAATGAGGACACAGCAGATGTTGAGTGGCGACACCACGCATATACACGCACGTCCAAGAAAAGAAGATTTCTCAGTGTTCAATAG
- the rabl6b gene encoding rab-like protein 6 isoform X1 → MFSALKKLVGSEPGQLRDKNIPAGLQSMNQSLQRRFAKGVQYNMKIVIRGDRNTGKSTLWYRLQGKKFVEEYIPTQEIQATSIHWNYKTTDDVVKVEVWDVVDKGQKYPLPEGVGKGKKRGDNLKLENEPQESDEVALDAEFLDVYKNCNGVIMMFDITKQWTFNYILRELPKVPTHVPVCVLGNHRDMGEHRVILPDDIRELIAGLNRPMGSSYIHYAESSMKNGFGLKYLHRFFNIPFLQLQRETLLRQLETNQLDMDATLEELCVQQETEDQNYEIFLENLESRNKGYGSPGPANGQSPSSGSQSPIVAPSGASTGSSSPSTPQPPIPSQPLPQSPTVLPPSAPDLAAAVGRAASPSAELKSSAQSPEHLQSSVTPVSAPQKRSFMSRWFGSSAVPEASVSASEDLPAPVCPTLVQSVDDFVPDDRLDKSFLEDSLPSKTKVPQAAPAADSDSECDDRGNPMVSGFQDELDLDDTGPNLPQPKMLPPSQDTILTSDEEDQTLVAPSVKKDQDLDSEPELKTCISKPKVASKASELRDHPTAPIFLTLIPTEEQPTQQQGKKKGVSPIAGDSDTDPEGPVAHQMLSFVMDDPDFESEALDAPKIAKSTFPARDELLSDLSDDDLHSAKVPKPVNPTVISFKQQDVTDLFGLGIQEEPSATKESSEEQEERESKQSSKDKKKKKKKSKEEDEKSKKKHKHKKKEKDDVVDDKEKKKKKSRTKKTEVDELEDFLGGGSSSAKRDDGDYEEI, encoded by the exons atgttttctgcATTGAAAAAGCTGGTGGGATCTGAGCCGGGCCAGCTCAGGGACAAGAACATTCCCGCTGGCCTGCAGTCCATGAACCAAAGTTTGCAAAGACGCTTCGCTAAAGGGGTCCAGTACAATA tgaAAATCGTCATCCGTGGAGATAGGAACACTGGAAAGAGCACTTTATGGTATCGACTGCAGGGCAAAAAGTTTGTGGAAGAATACATCCCTACCCAGGAGATCCAAGCTACAAGTATCCATTGGAATTACAAAA CTACTGATGATGTGGTCAAGGTGGAGGTATGGGACGTGGTTGACAAAG GCCAAAAATATCCTCTTCCTGAAGGTGTAG GCAAAGGCAAAAAGCGTGGAGACAATTTGAAACTTGAGAATGAGCCACAAGAG TCAGACGAGGTAGCCCTTGATGCAGAGTTTCTAGACGTGTACAAGAACTGCAATGGCGTCATCATGATGTTTGACATCACCAAGCAGTG GACGTTTAACTACATCTTAAGGGAACTTCCGAAAGTTCCCACTCATGTACCGGTGTGTGTGCTGGGAAACCACAGAGACATGGGTGAGCATCGAGTCATCCTCCCTGATGACATCAGGGAGCTAATCGCTGGACTGAACAG GCCAATGGGCTCATCTTACATCCATTATGCTGAATCCTCGATGAAGAACGGCTTTGGTCTAAAGTATCTGCACAGGTTTTTTAACATCCCCTTCCTACAACTCCAG AGAGAGACCCTTCTGAGGCAATTGGAGACAAACCAGTTGGACATGGATGCCACCCTAGAAGAGCTTTGTGTGCAGCAGGAGACAGAAGATCAAAATTATGAAAT CTTCCTGGAGAACTTGGAGTCCCGCAATAAGGGCTATGGCTCACCTGGTCCAGCCAACGGTCAGAGTCCCTCCTCAGGTTCCCAGTCCCCCATAGTTGCTCCTAGTGGGGCCTCCACAGGAAGCTCCAGCCCAAGCACACCTCAACCTCCAATCCCTTCGCAGCCACTCCCACAGTCGCCCACTGTGTTGCCTCCCTCGGCTCCAGATCTGGCTGCTGCCGTTGGCAGAGCGGCCTCGCCTTCAGCTGAATTAAAGTCTTCAGCTCAATCACCAGAGCACCTTCAGTCCTCCGTTACACCGGTATCAGCCCCCCAGAAACGCAGCTTCATGTCTCGATGGTTTGGCTCATCGGCCGTCCCTGAGGCTTCTGTTAGCGCATCAG AGGACCTACCTGCACCAGTGTGTCCTACTCTCGTACAAAGCGTGGATGACTTTGTGCCAGATGATAGACTGGACAAGAGTTTCCTCGAGGACAGTTTGCCATCAAAAACAAAGGTGCCTCAGGCAGCTCCAGCAGCGGACAGTGACAG TGAATGTGACGACAGAGGAAACCCCATGGTGTCTGGTTTCCAGGATGAGCTTGATCTTGATGATACAGGGCCCAACCTTCCACAGCCTAAAATGCTGCCTCCCAGTCAAGATACCATTCTGACAAGTGATGAGGAGGACCAAACACTAGTAGCCCCTTCTGTGAAAAAGGACCAGGACCTGGACAGTGAACCTGAACTGAAAAC CTGCATATCCAAACCAAAGGTGGCATCAAAGGCGTCAGAGCTCCGAGACCATCCCACAGCTCCCATCTTCCTCACTTTAATTCCAACAGAAGAACAGCCCACCCAGCAGCaaggaaaaaagaaaggggTCTCGCCTATTGCTGGAGACTCTGATACAGACCCTGAAGGCCCGGTGGCCCACCAGATGCTATCTTTTGTGATGGATGACCCTGACTTTGAGTCTGAAGCATTAGACGCACCGAAAATAGCAAAG AGTACATTCCCTGCAAGGGATGAACTTCTGTCTGACCTCTCAGATGATGACTTGCACTCAGCCAAGGTGCCAAAACCGGTGAATCCCACTGTGATCTCCTTTAAACAACAGGACGTTACTGACCTTTTTGGCCTTGGCATCCAAGAAGAACCTTCAGCAACCAAAGAGAGCAGTGAGGAGCAAGAAG agAGAGAAAGCAAACAGTCGTCcaaagacaagaagaaaaaaaagaagaaaagtaaaGAG GAGGATGAAAAGAGTAAGAAGAAACATAAAcacaagaaaaaggaaaaagatgacgttgttgacgacaaagagaaaaagaagaagaaatcgaGGACCAAGAAGACAGAAGTGGATGAGCTGGAAGACTTCCTAGGAGGAGGGTCAAGTTCCGCCAAAAGAGATGATGGAGATTATGAAGAAATATAA